One part of the Candidatus Zixiibacteriota bacterium genome encodes these proteins:
- a CDS encoding NlpC/P60 family protein, giving the protein MMHTQSQRRWFLHTALSYLGTPYIWGGDDPSGFDCSGFVQECLKSAGIWPNNKDATAQELVTYFKSKEIASPHEGAVLFTMNENSLATHVVICLDEYFQIGASGGRSSTIFAQIAWDTNAYIKIRKIELPPGKFALVDPFAP; this is encoded by the coding sequence ATGATGCACACCCAATCCCAACGGCGATGGTTTCTCCACACCGCCCTTAGCTATCTCGGCACGCCCTACATTTGGGGCGGTGATGACCCATCAGGTTTTGACTGTTCGGGCTTTGTACAGGAATGTCTCAAATCGGCAGGGATTTGGCCGAACAATAAGGACGCAACCGCACAGGAGTTAGTAACTTACTTCAAATCCAAGGAGATCGCATCCCCCCATGAAGGCGCAGTGCTTTTTACCATGAACGAAAATTCACTTGCCACACATGTTGTCATCTGTCTCGACGAATATTTCCAAATTGGCGCAAGCGGCGGACGAAGCAGTACAATCTTCGCCCAAATTGCATGGGATACAAATGCTTATATCAAAATCCGAAAGATTGAATTGCCCCCCGGCAAATTCGCGCTGGTCGATCCATTTGCGCCATAA
- a CDS encoding PTS sugar transporter subunit IIA — protein MNLARYITEDLVKLEMETIVEPYIEDSSREKWLQRSKESILAELVGLLNFGAKIGNQNKLLTDFINRERKASTAIGYGVAVPHIRSLQAKDFIIGFARSTPGYDFDAPDKELTHLFFVMAAPPYDDSLYLKAFKALTTLVAREDIRQELRDVTNTGEVIRALRG, from the coding sequence ATGAACCTTGCGCGATACATCACCGAAGACCTTGTTAAACTCGAGATGGAAACAATCGTCGAGCCTTACATCGAAGACAGCTCGCGCGAGAAATGGCTTCAGCGAAGCAAAGAATCGATTCTCGCTGAATTGGTCGGGCTGCTGAATTTCGGCGCCAAAATCGGCAACCAGAATAAACTTCTGACAGACTTCATCAACCGCGAGCGCAAAGCCAGCACAGCAATCGGGTATGGTGTCGCTGTGCCGCACATTAGGTCTTTGCAGGCCAAAGATTTTATTATTGGTTTCGCACGCTCGACCCCGGGCTATGATTTTGACGCGCCCGATAAAGAGTTGACGCATCTTTTTTTTGTAATGGCCGCCCCACCATACGATGACTCGCTGTATCTCAAAGCCTTCAAAGCCTTAACCACCCTTGTGGCGCGCGAAGATATCCGTCAGGAACTTCGGGATGTCACAAACACGGGCGAAGTTATTCGCGCGCTCCGCGGTTAG
- a CDS encoding MvaI/BcnI family restriction endonuclease, which produces MVNKENLLKEFQRIKALGFVQSLRSNNTGIGFTFEYHLGITENNKKNPDFEGIEVKSQRARSNSYVTIFTKSPSFPAKVNATLTGKFGTPDKTFPALKVLHTSCFGNCFNSHIGGYSFGLKVDRSIHRVLLQIKSIKNQSLESTEIYWTFEDLRQRISDKLRAMLFVRADSKKVGDFEYFHYTSAIFYLDLNFDKFLKGIEDGLIMFDIRIGAYKTLHSKSFGKPHDHGSCFRIRGVKLELLFEEMVVV; this is translated from the coding sequence ATGGTAAATAAGGAAAATCTCTTAAAGGAATTTCAGCGAATCAAAGCCCTAGGGTTTGTTCAGTCTTTGCGAAGTAACAACACGGGCATTGGATTTACTTTCGAGTATCATTTAGGAATCACTGAAAATAATAAGAAGAATCCTGACTTTGAGGGCATTGAAGTTAAGAGCCAGCGTGCACGATCCAACTCTTACGTTACAATTTTTACCAAGTCCCCCTCATTCCCTGCAAAAGTAAACGCTACTTTAACTGGCAAGTTTGGCACTCCGGATAAAACATTCCCTGCTTTAAAAGTCCTTCATACATCATGCTTTGGTAATTGTTTCAACTCACATATAGGAGGTTATAGCTTCGGATTAAAGGTAGACAGATCTATTCATCGCGTCCTGCTACAGATCAAAAGTATTAAAAACCAGAGTCTTGAGTCTACTGAGATATATTGGACATTTGAAGACCTCAGACAGCGTATAAGTGACAAATTACGAGCGATGCTTTTCGTAAGAGCTGACTCGAAGAAAGTAGGCGACTTTGAATATTTTCATTATACTTCCGCGATTTTCTACCTTGACTTGAATTTCGACAAATTTCTGAAAGGGATTGAGGACGGCCTTATAATGTTTGATATTCGTATTGGAGCCTATAAGACGCTGCATTCGAAGAGTTTCGGTAAGCCTCACGATCATGGAAGTTGTTTTAGAATAAGAGGGGTAAAACTTGAACTACTGTTCGAAGAAATGGTCGTGGTGTAG
- a CDS encoding helix-turn-helix transcriptional regulator produces MIQKVTPIEKFVIQAVRDMREKSGMTQADLAEVLNVSPGFIGKIESPKHTAKYNLSHINKLSRFFDCSPKDFLPSRPLKDGK; encoded by the coding sequence GTGATACAAAAAGTGACGCCCATAGAAAAATTTGTGATACAAGCCGTTAGAGATATGCGGGAAAAGTCCGGAATGACTCAGGCTGACCTCGCAGAAGTTCTAAATGTTTCTCCTGGCTTTATAGGCAAAATTGAAAGTCCAAAACATACCGCCAAGTACAATCTCTCCCACATTAATAAATTAAGCCGATTCTTTGACTGTAGCCCAAAAGACTTTTTGCCTTCAAGACCTCTTAAAGATGGTAAATAA
- a CDS encoding DNA methyltransferase, translating to MNHLLESLVSTEKKYADPLWDFRSADTKRHTHCFHNYPAMMIPQIAGALLDKYGAGAKLLFDPYCGSGTSLVEASLRGIDSVGTDINPLARLMSSAKTSFLPIDELDGLITEFGDMIFCLGFSCEKDLKPTLPNFRNIDFWFSPIVKMKLAHVLQFIGTIEDIGIQSFFKVCFSETIRKASWTRNGEFKLYRITEKQREIFDPDVFKIMVANLYRARNGLKSYMYDAKGRTAAKVFGFNTVEGIPDNVLQRESVDIIVTSPPYGDSRTTVAYGQYSRLSLEWLGFEDAGKIDSMLMGGKKPNNSEKFKTYYLSEIVSTLSSKDPKRTEDVISFYKDYEASISHVAPLLKKGGISCYVVGNRKVKGLVLPTDEITVELFKTRGFSHLETIIRNIPNKRMPSRNSPSNVTGELEDTMTQEFIVVMRKD from the coding sequence ATGAATCACTTGCTCGAGAGTTTGGTCAGCACAGAAAAAAAGTATGCCGATCCATTGTGGGATTTTAGGTCTGCTGATACAAAGCGCCACACCCATTGTTTCCATAATTATCCAGCGATGATGATTCCACAAATCGCTGGCGCACTATTGGACAAATATGGGGCTGGTGCAAAGCTACTGTTCGATCCGTATTGCGGATCAGGGACCTCACTGGTCGAGGCGAGTCTCAGAGGTATAGATTCGGTAGGAACAGATATAAACCCGCTTGCTCGACTAATGTCTTCAGCTAAAACCAGCTTTTTGCCCATAGACGAGTTAGACGGTTTGATTACTGAGTTTGGGGATATGATCTTCTGTTTGGGCTTCTCATGCGAAAAGGATTTGAAACCCACTTTACCAAACTTTAGGAACATTGATTTTTGGTTCTCACCTATTGTTAAGATGAAGCTAGCTCACGTATTGCAGTTTATTGGCACCATTGAGGATATTGGTATTCAGAGTTTCTTTAAGGTTTGTTTTAGCGAAACAATAAGAAAAGCATCATGGACACGAAATGGTGAGTTTAAGCTTTATCGTATTACTGAAAAGCAAAGAGAAATTTTTGACCCTGATGTCTTTAAAATTATGGTGGCAAATCTTTATCGAGCACGAAATGGATTAAAGAGTTATATGTATGATGCAAAGGGTAGAACCGCCGCCAAAGTGTTTGGATTCAACACGGTCGAAGGTATTCCTGACAATGTCCTGCAAAGGGAGTCCGTCGATATTATTGTGACATCTCCACCATATGGCGATTCTCGAACGACTGTTGCTTACGGTCAGTATTCACGATTGTCATTAGAGTGGCTCGGCTTTGAAGACGCGGGCAAGATTGATTCCATGTTAATGGGTGGTAAGAAACCCAATAATTCCGAAAAATTCAAGACATATTATCTTTCTGAAATTGTATCAACCTTGTCAAGTAAAGATCCGAAGCGCACGGAAGATGTGATTTCATTCTACAAAGACTATGAGGCTTCGATTTCGCATGTGGCTCCTTTGCTGAAGAAAGGTGGAATTTCTTGCTATGTTGTCGGAAATCGAAAAGTTAAAGGACTCGTCTTACCAACAGATGAAATAACCGTTGAGCTCTTTAAAACTAGAGGATTTTCTCATCTCGAGACGATAATTAGAAACATACCAAATAAGCGGATGCCCAGTAGGAATAGTCCTTCTAATGTAACTGGTGAACTTGAAGACACCATGACTCAGGAATTTATCGTAGTTATGCGAAAAGACTAA
- the aspS gene encoding aspartate--tRNA ligase, with protein sequence MPHFSELKRTHNCGELRPDKVGKAVRLNGWVNTYRNLGGLLFLDLRDRYGITQVVINPDTFDKQMLIEAERTRSEFVVAVTGHVRKRPDGTANPKLMTGEIDVVADSFHILSESKTPPFEITEKSTANEQLRLEYRYLDLRRKPLQDNLRLRHQVALAVRNYLSSVGFYEIETPLLMRSTPEGARDYVVPSRTLRGKFYALPQSPQLLKQILMVSGFDKYFQLARCLRDEDLRADRQPEHTQIDLEMSYVTPSDVWDVVEGMLAYVYKNVLGITIETPFLRLDYDEVMKRWGIDKPDLRLGMEIVDLSSLVKDSTFALFADNVKNGGVVKGIVLKGGGSYSRKQIDDLTVKAKEFGAGGLAYVLRTGGEYKSPIAKFLGYETIKSLCAHAKTEDGDALFIVSDKSYRAESILGQLRLNLGREHGMIKHGEYKFLWVTHFPLLDYNAETKGWDAMHNIVSHPVEADLALIDEGLTSKLDGSDLNHPWRRVKALQYDIVINGSEIGSGGQRINRRDLQEKILKILGIDAQRADRMFGFLLRALEYGAPPHAGIGMGLDRLISIIAGCDSIRDVIAFPKTANGSSPMDNSPSYIEQHQLDELGIIIKAEVEATAVLCSQTREK encoded by the coding sequence GTGCCCCACTTTTCCGAACTTAAACGAACCCACAATTGCGGCGAACTCCGCCCTGACAAAGTCGGTAAGGCTGTCCGACTGAATGGCTGGGTCAATACATATAGAAACCTCGGCGGATTACTTTTTCTTGATTTGCGCGATAGATACGGTATCACCCAAGTCGTTATCAATCCTGATACTTTCGACAAGCAAATGCTCATCGAAGCCGAGCGGACCCGGTCTGAATTTGTCGTGGCTGTCACCGGCCATGTTCGCAAACGCCCCGATGGAACCGCCAATCCCAAACTTATGACCGGCGAGATCGATGTTGTGGCCGACAGTTTCCACATTCTCTCCGAATCGAAAACGCCCCCTTTTGAGATTACTGAAAAATCCACCGCCAACGAGCAATTGCGCCTTGAGTACCGGTATCTGGACTTGCGCCGGAAACCGCTTCAGGACAATCTGCGTTTACGCCATCAGGTGGCCCTTGCAGTAAGAAATTATCTCAGTTCAGTCGGTTTCTATGAAATAGAGACGCCTCTGCTTATGCGTTCCACGCCCGAAGGCGCGCGCGATTACGTTGTGCCAAGCCGCACCTTGCGCGGTAAATTCTACGCCCTCCCGCAATCTCCGCAACTGCTCAAACAGATTCTAATGGTCTCCGGATTCGATAAATATTTCCAACTTGCGCGATGTCTTCGCGATGAAGACCTTCGCGCTGACCGTCAGCCTGAGCACACCCAGATCGATCTTGAGATGTCTTATGTCACGCCATCCGATGTCTGGGATGTTGTCGAAGGAATGCTGGCGTATGTCTATAAGAATGTGCTGGGGATAACGATTGAAACCCCGTTTCTAAGACTTGATTATGACGAAGTGATGAAACGATGGGGGATAGACAAACCCGATTTACGTTTAGGAATGGAGATTGTCGATCTTTCGTCATTGGTGAAGGATTCCACTTTTGCTCTCTTTGCCGACAATGTGAAAAATGGCGGGGTGGTGAAGGGGATTGTGCTCAAAGGGGGCGGTTCATATTCACGCAAACAGATCGATGACCTGACTGTCAAAGCGAAAGAATTCGGAGCGGGGGGATTGGCGTATGTCCTTCGCACAGGAGGAGAGTACAAATCACCGATCGCAAAGTTTCTCGGCTACGAGACGATTAAATCCTTGTGCGCCCATGCCAAAACCGAAGACGGCGACGCGCTTTTTATCGTGTCAGACAAATCATATAGGGCCGAGTCAATCCTCGGTCAACTGCGGCTTAACCTTGGCCGGGAACATGGTATGATCAAACACGGAGAGTATAAGTTTTTATGGGTTACTCATTTCCCATTGCTTGATTATAATGCCGAGACAAAGGGATGGGATGCTATGCACAATATTGTTTCGCATCCGGTTGAAGCCGACCTTGCGCTAATAGACGAGGGGCTGACATCGAAGCTCGACGGATCAGACCTGAATCATCCGTGGCGCCGGGTCAAAGCCTTGCAGTATGATATCGTCATCAACGGTTCTGAGATAGGCTCGGGGGGACAACGCATCAATCGGCGAGATTTACAGGAAAAAATACTGAAGATTCTTGGAATTGACGCTCAGCGCGCCGACAGAATGTTCGGTTTTCTTTTGCGTGCGCTCGAGTACGGTGCGCCTCCGCACGCCGGAATTGGAATGGGACTAGATCGTCTTATCTCCATTATCGCTGGTTGCGATTCAATCCGAGATGTTATAGCTTTTCCGAAGACCGCCAATGGAAGCTCACCGATGGATAACTCGCCATCGTACATAGAACAGCATCAACTCGATGAACTTGGTATAATAATAAAAGCGGAGGTGGAGGCTACAGCCGTATTATGCTCACAAACACGGGAGAAGTAA
- a CDS encoding PhoH family protein translates to MLTNTGEVKLRSFSVQGIDQRLLFGQNDIFLRLIESRFHSKIIARGDKIVLEGSPTEIDQLLRLLGDLVTRLKQGDNITEQYVNYAISMVKENGHGPATDISTEGLLTSALKKVIKPKTVGQTKYVEAVDENDLVFAIGPAGTGKTYLAVAMAVAELKAKRVNRIVFTRPAVEAGESLGFLPGDIRAKVDPYLRPVYDALYDMLQPEKIRNLLEIGVIEIAPLAFMRGRTLNEAFVVLDEAQNTTSAQMKMFLTRIGEKSKAVITGDVTQIDLDERHTSGLVTVQKILKGVEGIEFMYLTEKDVVRHRLVQSIIKAYEKHEKPRRKE, encoded by the coding sequence ATGCTCACAAACACGGGAGAAGTAAAACTACGCTCATTCAGCGTACAAGGAATCGATCAGCGGCTTCTTTTTGGCCAGAACGATATTTTCCTCAGGCTTATAGAATCACGTTTTCACTCAAAAATAATAGCCCGAGGAGATAAAATTGTTCTTGAAGGTTCACCCACTGAGATAGACCAGCTTCTGCGACTGCTCGGAGATTTAGTCACCCGGCTCAAACAAGGTGATAACATCACCGAACAGTATGTCAACTACGCCATCAGCATGGTCAAAGAGAACGGTCATGGTCCGGCAACTGATATTTCAACTGAGGGCCTTCTCACCAGCGCGCTCAAAAAAGTTATAAAGCCAAAAACAGTCGGCCAGACAAAATATGTCGAAGCCGTAGATGAAAACGATCTGGTTTTTGCCATAGGCCCCGCCGGAACCGGCAAGACCTATCTTGCAGTTGCGATGGCTGTCGCTGAACTCAAAGCAAAACGAGTCAATCGGATTGTCTTTACCCGTCCCGCCGTCGAAGCCGGTGAATCGCTTGGATTTCTGCCGGGGGACATTCGCGCCAAAGTTGATCCGTATCTTCGGCCGGTTTATGACGCGCTCTATGATATGCTCCAGCCTGAGAAGATACGAAACTTATTAGAGATTGGCGTTATCGAGATTGCGCCTTTGGCATTTATGCGAGGCCGCACGCTCAACGAGGCCTTTGTGGTATTGGACGAAGCGCAGAATACAACGAGCGCTCAGATGAAAATGTTTCTGACCCGAATAGGGGAGAAATCCAAAGCCGTTATCACCGGTGATGTCACACAGATTGATTTGGATGAGCGGCACACATCGGGTCTGGTGACTGTGCAGAAAATCCTCAAAGGGGTCGAAGGTATTGAATTCATGTATCTGACTGAAAAGGATGTCGTGCGTCACCGGCTCGTACAAAGCATCATTAAAGCCTATGAGAAGCATGAGAAACCACGGCGGAAGGAGTAG